TTTCGAAAATAGAGAGGTTGGTAGTATCGCGCGTATTCGTCCTTGATGACCCGGCCAGCGTCGCATAACTGCATAACAGCATCGTGCCACGCGTCGTAGATTCCATCGCCCGTACTCTAATCGCCGTTCGCCTCGAAAACCTGGACCAGAAGGTTGCCGATACTAAAAAAACTCTGCAGTTCGAGCAATCAAGAAAGCCGTCGCTCTTGCCATGCGATTGTCCGGCGCAATTGCGCGATTTCTTATGCAGGTTGACTTACCGGTAACCTTACATGACAATTGTCCGACAAAAGCAGGGAGGTAGGCATGACAAACGCATTCTCACGACGCCAATTTTTGGCGACATCGTCTGCGGCCGTCGCAAGTCTCACCATCGGCGCCGACGCCACGCAGGCAGCGGATCAGATCGACGAAATCACCTGGGCGCTTCCTGCCGTGAACGACACCATGTTCGTGCCGCGCGCGTGGAGCACCTATGTAGGTGCCATCATGTCCCTGGTTCAGGAGGGCCCACTCGCTTTCGGGGATGATCTTGCGCTCGTTCCAGGCGTCGCCACGGCGGAACAGCCGGATGCGATCACTTACAAATATCGCATCCGCCAGGGCGTCACTTTCGGCGACGGCAGTCCGCTCACTCCCGACGATATCGTCGCAACGATGAAGTTCCATATGAACCCGGACTCGGCCTCGCAGCTTGCCGCGTTCTACAGCGCCGTGGCCTCCGTTGAGGTGACTGCGCCGGACGAAGTGACCGTGAAGCTCAAGTCACCCAATGTCCAGTTTCAATACACCGCCGCGCATATGGCTGGCTTCATCTTTCAAAAAAAGCAGCTGGAAGAACACCCAAAGGATATCGGCTCGCCCGAAGTTCCGCCGCTCGGCACTGGCCCCTACCGGCTCGTTGAATTTGCCCCTGGTAACCATGCGGTGCTCGAAGCGCGCGACGACTATTGGGGGCCGAAACCCGTCGTCAAGAAGATCACCGTCACCGCGATCCCCGACCGGCAGACACGCCTGCTCGCGATGCAGAATGGCGATATCGACGGCACCTTCGATCTTGCGATCTCGGACATCGATCAGTGGAAAGCGCTCGGCAATGTCGATGTCATCACCGCGCCCTCGCTCGGCATGTTCGCGCTCACCTTGGACTTCTCCACACCACCCTTCGACGATATCCATGTGCGCAGGGCAGTTGCTTATGCGATCG
This genomic stretch from Nordella sp. HKS 07 harbors:
- a CDS encoding ABC transporter substrate-binding protein; this translates as MTNAFSRRQFLATSSAAVASLTIGADATQAADQIDEITWALPAVNDTMFVPRAWSTYVGAIMSLVQEGPLAFGDDLALVPGVATAEQPDAITYKYRIRQGVTFGDGSPLTPDDIVATMKFHMNPDSASQLAAFYSAVASVEVTAPDEVTVKLKSPNVQFQYTAAHMAGFIFQKKQLEEHPKDIGSPEVPPLGTGPYRLVEFAPGNHAVLEARDDYWGPKPVVKKITVTAIPDRQTRLLAMQNGDIDGTFDLAISDIDQWKALGNVDVITAPSLGMFALTLDFSTPPFDDIHVRRAVAYAIDREGLVKALLKGNGEAASALNPPEMWSGVLPAGEVRAFYATLPSYPFDLEKAKAELKQSSHPDGFDVAIPASTADPYMVNILQSVTENLKHIGINASVQEIDANQWLAGFFRHENLGMQIMAYYPDFADPANYPFLFFHSTNAVKDGMNGSNFKNPEVDAAINIANQQSDPKVRAEALKKVFTLANENVAVVPTFWPASAMAIRNKYKLTGYSAFWYNIPWAIRGFGLK